DNA sequence from the Methylomonas albis genome:
TTGTCTATGACCTTATGCAGCAGGCTTATCGTGTCGTTGACGCGGAAATAACGCCTTTTTTCTTCTATTTCATCCACCATGGTGTGTTCGTCCTCGGTATATTTAAGTAGGGTAATATTTCGAATAAGGAATTTTAGCTTAAGCGCCATCAACTGCTTAATCCCATCCGGTTAATCCGGAACAATAACGTCGTAAGTACGCATCAAACTGCTAATTTCAACGCGCGCCAGACTGACCACTGGCAAGATCAAATCCACGTCCGTTAACCCGGCGGCATGCAAAGACTCTTGTTCTACATACAACTCGTTGACGTCGTAGATTTGCAAGGCCTTGAAAATTGCCGAGGTGTCCTTCAAAGCTAATCCGACCGGCTGCTGCTGACTTTTCAATTGCCACACGGCATCATCGACAAATAGTAATGCTACGTGCTGGTCGAAGGCAGCCGCAGTCAAAATCGCGTCCAGGGTTTCCTGCAGATGAGTGCCACTGTAAGGCAAGCGGCGCATAATAAATAGATAACGTTTCATTGAATACTCAACCGAAAACCACGCAGCGATCAGCCAGCAGTGTAGCTTCCAGCCATTGCCCCAAACCGCCTATCCGAAACCCCAGTGCCGTATCGTCATCCTGCTTGCCTTGTCGCGCCGCCTCATCTAGACACAATAAGCCCCGGCGCTGTGCCGCAGAAATACATACCACTAAATCCAGGCCAGAGTGCTCGGCCAATTGCGACCAATACCGAGTAATCGACAACTCATCGTCCGGAGGATTTGCATAACGAAAAGCATGATAGATACCTTCCTTATAAAAAAATACGCGTAGAACTTGGTGCTCGGCGGCCAACGCAGCTTGAATAAACCGATAGGCATTCAGGCCCGCATTGCTGGCGTAAGGACTGGCATTAACTTGTACGGCATATTTCATCGCGCTGTAAAATAATCGTTAAATTAAATATTGAACGCATTTTAATACGGGCATACGCACACTGCCCGTTTTTGCCGCATATTGTTTTGCCATTGAACCAACTTTGCCGCTTCCGGTCCCAGCCTCCATGACACTTAAGCCTCTAATTTTCAGCCTTGGCCTAATCCTATTCTGTTCGTCGCCACGGGCCTTGGACATTGAAAAAATCCAACTGCCGGACATGGGCGATTCCGCCGGCGCCATTATTTCGCCAACGCAGGAAAAGGAATTCGGCGAAGCGTTTTTTCGTAATTTGCACCAGCAAACCGAGATTAATCAGGATGTGGAGATCCAGCAGTACATCCAAACCATAGGCCGGCAATTAGCTTCCCACAGCGATACCCCATCCAATCCCTTCCATTTTTTTGTAGTGATGGATCCCAATATCAACGCCTTTGCCGGTCCGGGTGGATACATTGGCGTCAATTCCGGCTTGATTTTGCTGACCGAAGCGGAAAGCGAACTGGCATCGGTGATGGCTCACGAGATTGCTCACGTCACCCAACGCCATCTATATAGATCGATCGAAAAAGCCAGCAAGATGTCGATTCCGACAGTCGCGGCCACGTTGGCGGCGATTTTGATCGGCACCCAGTCGCCCAACATGGGCCAAGCGGCTCTGATGGCAATTCAAGCCGGCAATATTCAGTTTCAAATCGACTTTACCCGCGATCACGAAAAAGAAGCTGATCGGGTGGGTATGCAAACGCTGGCAGGCGCCAATTACGACCCGCGCAGCATGCCTACCTTTTTCGAACGCTTGCAACAATCCACCCGCTACTATGGCAAAGGCGTACCGGAATTTTTAAGGACTCACCCGGTATCCGAAAATCGTGTCGCCGACACACGCGGCAGAGCCGAAATATATCCGTACCGCCAGTATCCGGATTCGTTGGCTTATTTATTGACCAAAGCCAAGCTCACTGTAATGTCCGCTCAGGACAAACGCACCCCGTTACAGCACTTCACAACGCTCGAAATGCAAGGCACGTCGGAGCAAAGAGCTGTCGCCCGTTACGGCATAGGTTTGGTGTATCTGGAAAACCAACAATACGCCGCCGCCAGCGAAGTGTTTCAAAAACTCACCGAGCAATATCCGACCCAGCCACAATATATATCAGCACTGGCGCGTGCGGCCATGGATGCTCACGACTACGAAAAAGCCGGCAAATTATTTGAAAAAGCGATCAATAGCTTTCCTAGCAACGACGCTCTGAAAATCGAATATACCCGCAGCCTACTCAAGAACGCCCAGCCGCAACGCGCCAAGCAAGTACTGCAAAGCTTGTCGGACGGTGAGAAAGATCAACCGTTTTATTACGAATTGCTCGCGCAGATTTTCGCCGACCTCAAACAGCCTGGCGAATCGCATCGCTACATGGCCGAATATTATTACGCCAGCGGCGAAACCGAGGCGGCGATCATGCAAATCAGATTGGCAAAACAAGAGAGCGACCTAAGTTTTCAACTGCAGGCCATCCTCAACGAACGGCTTAATTTCTTTCTAAGCGAGGAAGAATCACGCAGAGCGGAGCGCTAATTTTAAACATTAGAAAGAACTGATACTTTCTAAGTTTTTGTTTAAGAAAATTAATTTCGTGACGAAACCATTTCCCAAAGAAAAATGATTTTTTTTGTTGGACACACGGTTTTTTTTAAAATAAACTTCGGCCACCTTTTACGGAGTGAATACAACCTTAACCGGTTGTATTATTGAGGGGGAGGGAAGCGGCCTGTAAAAAAGGCTGATAATAATAACAATAAAATAGTAATTGCTTGACTAAACTGCCTCACGGCAGGCGTCCAACATAATAACAATAATAATTACAACAAACAGGACGGGCCCGCGTATAGCGGGCTTTTTATTGCCCGTCGTTTTACCTTCGCCCCCCATCCGCTTGCAGCCTCGATTGGCCTAAGGGCGTCATTTATCTTATAATTCAGCCTTCTTCGCTCGATACTGTTACAGTCTATCGGGCAAAGCTCCCCCGCAAACTCAGATAAGGCTAAATCATGGCACGCGTTACCGTTGAAGATTGTTTGGAAAATGTAGAAAACCGTTTCAAACTGGTGTTACTCGCCAGCAAAAGAGCACGGCAACTGGAAAGAGGCGCCGATGAATTCATTCCGCGCGGCAAAGACAAAGACACCGTGTTAGCACTTCGTGAAATTGCCGCTGGCTTTGTTAACGAAGAAAACATTGATCGTCTGCATCGCTCCGGGTTCGTTTCGGAAACCCATCTGGAAATCTAACCCCGATGCCCGAGATAGCTGTCAAAACCGTACCAGCGCTACCCGCTATCGAGCATCCTGAAGAAAAACTTCTTCACCAGCTCTGCAAGATCCTGCGCAGCTATCTCGACCAAGAGCAAATCAACGATGTGATCCGCGCCTATCATTTTGGCGCGGCCGCACATTCCGGACAATTCCGCAGAAGCGGCGAAGCTTACATTTGTCACCCGGTATCGGTTGCGACCACGTTGGCCACTATGCACATGGACCACCATGGCATCATGGCCGCCATTCTGCACGATGTCATCGAAGACACCCCCATCAGCAAGGAACAACTGGGCGAACAATTTGGCCTGGAAGTTGCCGAGCTGGTCGACGGCGTGACTAAACTCTCCAAGATCGACAGCCGTTCCCGCGCCGAAGCGCAAGCTGAAAACGTCAGAAAAATGTTCCTGGCCATGGCGCAAGACCTGCGGGTAATCGTCGTCAAACTCGCTGACCGTTTGCATAATATGCAAACCATGGGCAATATGCCGGTCGATAAAAAACGCCGCATCGCCAAAGAAACTTTGGAGATTTACGCACCAATCGCCAATCGCCTGGGCATGAACGATGTCAGGCATCAGCTGGAATCGCTGGGCTTTAAAGCGCTCTACCCCAACCGTTTTACCGCTATCAACAATGCCGTAAAAAAATCGCGCGGCAACCGCAAAGAAATCATCGACACCATCCAGAATGCCATCCAAAATCGTCTGAAGGAAAGCGACTTGGACGGTGCGGTGGCTGGTCGAGAAAAAAACATCGCCAGCATTTATCAAAAAATGCTCAGTAAACACATTTCCTTTACTGACGTATTCGACGTCTACGCTTTCCGAATTTATTGCCACCAAGTCGACGACTGTTATCGCGCTTTAGGCTGCGTACATAATTTATACAAGCCGGTTCCCGGCCGCTTCAAGGACTACATAGCACTGCCCAAAGCCAACGGCTACCAGTCGCTACATACGATATTGATAGGTCCTTACGGCGTACCTATCGAAATTCAGATTCGCACTCACGAAATGCATCGTTTATCGGAGTCTGGGATTGCCGCGCATTGGCTATACAAATCCGATAAAGATAAAAGCGAGACCATTCAGGCGCGCGCCAACGAATGGCTGCGCGATTTGCTGGAAATCCAAAAATCCGCCGGCGATTCGCTGGAGTTCATCGATAACCTGAAAGTCGATCTTTTCCCGCAAGAAGTATTCGTCTTCACACCCAAGGGCAAGATTATCAAGCTACCGCGCGGCGCCACTATCGTCGACTTCGCTTATCTGGTGCATAGTGATGTCGGCAATGCCTGCATTTCCGCACGCATCGACAAGAAACTGGTACCGCTGCAAACCAAGCTGGAAAACGGTATGACAGTGGAAGTCATTACCGCCACCTGGGCCAGGCCGAACCCCTTATGGTTGAATTACGTCACTACCGCCAAAGCCCGTAGTTGCATCCGCGCCTATTTAAAAAACTTTAATCAGCAGGAAGCGGTTAATCTCGGCCGCCGCCTGCTGGAAAAAGAACTGCAAAGCCTGAATATTCAACTCGAAAATGTCGATAACACCCGCATCATCCAGGTGTTGCAGGTATTAAAAAAACACTCTATGAACGAGTTGCTGGAAGACATTGGCCTGGGCAACCGCATGCCCTTCCTGGTGGCCAAGCGCATCAGTCAAACCGACGTAAACGCCGCCGTCAAACTCGACGACAACGAATCCACGCATAAAACCCCGCTGGTTATCAAAGGCACCGAAGGCATCGTAGTCAGCTTGGCTAAATGCTGTCGGCCAATTCCAGGTGATTCGATTATCGGCTTCTTCAATCCCGGCAAAGGCATAGTCGTCCATCACCATGAATGCCGTAACAGCAACGAAGTCAGAAAAAAACAGACTACCTGGCTGGATGTGGAATGGAGCCCGGAAGCCAGCGGCGAATTCCCCGCCGAAATCCGCATCGAATTGCTAAACCAACGCGGTTCGCTGGCCACCATCGCCTCAACCATCTCCAGCATGGACTCCAATATCGAAAACATCACCGTGGTCAGTCAAGACGACCGCGTCTCGGTAGACTTGCTGACCTTGGCAGTGAAGGATCGCGTGCATCTGGCCACTATTATCCGCAAGTTGAAAAAGCTTTCTCTGGTTTTAAAAATTACCCGCATCAAGGCATAGCATGAACAAGGAAATCATCTCGACACCTCGGGCGCCGCAAGCCATCGGCACTTATTCGCAAGCCATCAAAGTCGGCGACACTGTTTATTTATCCGGACAGATCCCGCTTGACCCGGAAAGCATGCAAGTCGTGGACGGCGACATTGCCGTACAGATCCGCCGGGTTTTCGATAATCTGAAAGCAGTAACCGAAGCCGCCGGCGGCGACTTCAGCGACATCGTCAAACTCAATGTTTTTCTGACCGATTTATCTAATTTTCCCACGGTCAACGAAATCATGGCGGAGTATTTCAGCCAACCCTACCCCGCTCGTGCGGCAATAGGCGTTGCGGCATTACCCAAAGGTGTTGGTGTGGAAATGGACGGCGTGATGGTATTGCGCAACGAATACTACTGATCAGAGCTACGGGGCGTTTTATTTCGCCTCATTTATTTATTCATGAGTCATCCGGAACCGCACAAACAAACTGTCACCACGTTGACAGGCATCGGTTCCCAATCCGCCGCCCGCCTGGAAAAACTGGGTATTCATACCCTCCAAGACCTGTTGTTCCACCTGCCCTTGCGTTATCAGGATCGCAGCCGTATCGTCCCCATCTCGCAATTATTACCGGGCATGACCACTTTGGTCTGCGGCACTGTGGAATTTACCGACAGTATCCAGCGCGGCCGACCCAGCGTGATTTGTCGCATAGCCGACGACAGCGGCAGCCTGTCGATACGGTTTTTTCACTTCTCCGTCCAACAATGCCAACAACTGAAACCCGGCACCCTGCTCGGCTGTTTCGGCGAAATACGTTACGGCTACAACGGCCTGGAAATGGTGCATCCGGAATACAAAATCGTCGCTGCGGCCGAACAACTACTTGAAGCAACGCTGACGCCGGTCTACCCGCTGACCGAAGGTATTTCCCAATCCGCATTGCGCAAAGCCATCAAACAAGCATTAACACTCTGCTTGCAAAGCGACAGTGCCATTACGGACTGGCTGCCCGCCAACTTGCTGGCAGAACATGGCTATCCCTCGCTGAACGATGCCTTGCACACCCTGCACAATCCACCGCCGCAGTTGTCGGCAGAGATTATTAGCGGCGGCTCCCTGCCCGCATTAAAACGTCTGGTGTTCGAGGAGTTTTTAGCCCACCACCTAGCGCTACTGCAAGGCAAATTGGCTTATAAGAGCTGGCAGTCGCCAATATTTAAAGTAAACGACACGGTAAAACAGGCATTTCTTGATGGCTTGCCATTTCAGCTGACCGGTGCGCAACAACGGGTTAGCGTCGAAATCGAAAGCGACTGCCGCCAGTCACAACCCATGCTGCGCTTAGTGCAAGGCGATGTGGGTTCCGGCAAAACCGTGGTAGCGGCTCTGACCAGTTTGATGGCCCTAAACTCGGGTTATCAAGTCGCGATCATGGCACCCACAGAACTATTAGCCGAACAACACTTTCGCAACTTCAGCCTGTGGTTCGCCGAGACCGGCTATCAGGTGCTGTTTCTAACCGGGCAATTGAAAGGCAAATCCCGGCAAGCCACCTTGGAAGCCCTGACAGACGGCTCGGCCAACATCGTGATCGGCACCCATGCATTGTTCCAAGATAGTGTGCATTTTCATAAGCTGGGCTTGATCGTCATCGACGAACAGCACCGCTTCGGCGTTCATCAACGTTTGGCTCTGCGCGAAAAAGGCCAGCATGGCGGCTTAAGACCGCATCAATTAATCATGACTGCCACCCCCATTCCGCGCACCTTGGCGATGCTGCAATATTCCGACCTGGATATTTCCATCATCTACGAGCTGCCGCCTGGCCGCAAACCCATCGCCACCAGCGTGATTTCCTCGGAACGCCGGGAAGAAGTCATCGGCCGCATCGAACATTGGGTGGCGCAGCAACGCCAAGCCTATTGGGTCTGCACTTTGATCGAAGAATCCGAAGTTCTGCAATGCGAAGCAGCCGAGAAAACCGCCGCCTATCTATGTCTAGCCCTGCCGAACGTAAGAATTGGACTGATCCACGGCCGAATGAAAACGGCTGAAAAAGACGCGGTGATGCAAGCCTTTAAAAATCGCGATTGCGATTTATTGGTCGCCACCACGGTGATCGAAGTGGGTGTGGACGTACCTAACGCCGGCTTGATGATCATCGAAAATCCGGAGCGTTTAGGCTTGTCGCAATTGCACCAGTTACGCGGCCGGGTTGGCCGCGGTAATCAGGACAGCTATTGCCTACTGTTGTATCAATCACCGCTCTCGCAAGCCGGCAAACAACGACTGGCTATCCTGAAAGAAAGCAACGACGGCTTCGTGATCGCCGAAAAAGACTTGGAACTGCGCGGCCCTGGCGAGGTGATGGGCACCCGCCAAACCGGGCAGATACAGTTCAAAATCGCCGATTTGAGCCGCGACAGCGACTTGCTGGAACTGATCCCGGTCGCCGCGCAATTGATCCATCGCCAACACCCCAACGCCATTCAACCGCTGATCCAACGCTGGATCGGCCATAGCCGCCATTACGCCGAGGTTTAACGCTTGCCCGACAAAAGTTTCTTATTCAGCCGCCCGCCCATCTGGAAAAGCCACGAACAAAGCAGCCAACGGCAACTGCCGAACGACCTGCAATCCTGGCTCAATGAAACCGGCTCGCTGACCAAACGTCTGCGCGGCATACACGGCAACCGCTTCGGCGTAAAAGTGCTATTTCACCGCTGGAAACCGGCATTCATAGACGAATGCCAGCTACTAGGCTTGCCGCCCTGCCGCTACCAATTGATCCGGGAAGTACTGTTGCACGCCGATGGCGAGCCCTTGGTGCTGGCCCGCACCATCCTGCCCGAGCCAACCATCGAAATCGCCCATCGTAATTTATCCCATCTCGGCACCAGACCCTTGGGCGAGGTGATTTTTGCCTATCCGGATTTGGAACGCCGCCAGCGTCAATTCAGCCGGGCTGATACAAACATTTGGTCACCAGCCCTACAAACAGCTGTTAATGTTGATGATGCTATTTGGGGGCGTCGAACGGTTTACGCGATCCATCGGCAACCGTTGCTGGTGGCGGAGTTTTTTTTACCTGCGGTATTTGCGGCACACGTCAATACCTAAACCGTTTATTTGCGTATTCCGATCAAAGCCGCTACCTATTTATTTCCAACCACCACCCAACGCTTTATAAAGGGTAATCGTCGCCAGTCGCTGTTGCTTGGTAACATTGATCAGTTGCAGGTTCGATTGCAACGCACTTTGTTGCGCAATCAAAACTTCCAAATAACTGGCTCTGGCGGATTTATATAACTCATTGGCCGCCTCGACCGATTGTTTCAATACCTCGCTTTGTTGCTTTTTGAGTGCGCTCATTTGTTGCAGGCTTTTGATATTTGACAGCT
Encoded proteins:
- the tusC gene encoding sulfurtransferase complex subunit TusC, with amino-acid sequence MKRYLFIMRRLPYSGTHLQETLDAILTAAAFDQHVALLFVDDAVWQLKSQQQPVGLALKDTSAIFKALQIYDVNELYVEQESLHAAGLTDVDLILPVVSLARVEISSLMRTYDVIVPD
- a CDS encoding RidA family protein, translated to MNKEIISTPRAPQAIGTYSQAIKVGDTVYLSGQIPLDPESMQVVDGDIAVQIRRVFDNLKAVTEAAGGDFSDIVKLNVFLTDLSNFPTVNEIMAEYFSQPYPARAAIGVAALPKGVGVEMDGVMVLRNEYY
- the tusD gene encoding sulfurtransferase complex subunit TusD, with translation MKYAVQVNASPYASNAGLNAYRFIQAALAAEHQVLRVFFYKEGIYHAFRYANPPDDELSITRYWSQLAEHSGLDLVVCISAAQRRGLLCLDEAARQGKQDDDTALGFRIGGLGQWLEATLLADRCVVFG
- a CDS encoding M48 family metalloprotease is translated as MDIEKIQLPDMGDSAGAIISPTQEKEFGEAFFRNLHQQTEINQDVEIQQYIQTIGRQLASHSDTPSNPFHFFVVMDPNINAFAGPGGYIGVNSGLILLTEAESELASVMAHEIAHVTQRHLYRSIEKASKMSIPTVAATLAAILIGTQSPNMGQAALMAIQAGNIQFQIDFTRDHEKEADRVGMQTLAGANYDPRSMPTFFERLQQSTRYYGKGVPEFLRTHPVSENRVADTRGRAEIYPYRQYPDSLAYLLTKAKLTVMSAQDKRTPLQHFTTLEMQGTSEQRAVARYGIGLVYLENQQYAAASEVFQKLTEQYPTQPQYISALARAAMDAHDYEKAGKLFEKAINSFPSNDALKIEYTRSLLKNAQPQRAKQVLQSLSDGEKDQPFYYELLAQIFADLKQPGESHRYMAEYYYASGETEAAIMQIRLAKQESDLSFQLQAILNERLNFFLSEEESRRAER
- the recG gene encoding ATP-dependent DNA helicase RecG, whose amino-acid sequence is MSHPEPHKQTVTTLTGIGSQSAARLEKLGIHTLQDLLFHLPLRYQDRSRIVPISQLLPGMTTLVCGTVEFTDSIQRGRPSVICRIADDSGSLSIRFFHFSVQQCQQLKPGTLLGCFGEIRYGYNGLEMVHPEYKIVAAAEQLLEATLTPVYPLTEGISQSALRKAIKQALTLCLQSDSAITDWLPANLLAEHGYPSLNDALHTLHNPPPQLSAEIISGGSLPALKRLVFEEFLAHHLALLQGKLAYKSWQSPIFKVNDTVKQAFLDGLPFQLTGAQQRVSVEIESDCRQSQPMLRLVQGDVGSGKTVVAALTSLMALNSGYQVAIMAPTELLAEQHFRNFSLWFAETGYQVLFLTGQLKGKSRQATLEALTDGSANIVIGTHALFQDSVHFHKLGLIVIDEQHRFGVHQRLALREKGQHGGLRPHQLIMTATPIPRTLAMLQYSDLDISIIYELPPGRKPIATSVISSERREEVIGRIEHWVAQQRQAYWVCTLIEESEVLQCEAAEKTAAYLCLALPNVRIGLIHGRMKTAEKDAVMQAFKNRDCDLLVATTVIEVGVDVPNAGLMIIENPERLGLSQLHQLRGRVGRGNQDSYCLLLYQSPLSQAGKQRLAILKESNDGFVIAEKDLELRGPGEVMGTRQTGQIQFKIADLSRDSDLLELIPVAAQLIHRQHPNAIQPLIQRWIGHSRHYAEV
- a CDS encoding RelA/SpoT family protein, whose product is MPEIAVKTVPALPAIEHPEEKLLHQLCKILRSYLDQEQINDVIRAYHFGAAAHSGQFRRSGEAYICHPVSVATTLATMHMDHHGIMAAILHDVIEDTPISKEQLGEQFGLEVAELVDGVTKLSKIDSRSRAEAQAENVRKMFLAMAQDLRVIVVKLADRLHNMQTMGNMPVDKKRRIAKETLEIYAPIANRLGMNDVRHQLESLGFKALYPNRFTAINNAVKKSRGNRKEIIDTIQNAIQNRLKESDLDGAVAGREKNIASIYQKMLSKHISFTDVFDVYAFRIYCHQVDDCYRALGCVHNLYKPVPGRFKDYIALPKANGYQSLHTILIGPYGVPIEIQIRTHEMHRLSESGIAAHWLYKSDKDKSETIQARANEWLRDLLEIQKSAGDSLEFIDNLKVDLFPQEVFVFTPKGKIIKLPRGATIVDFAYLVHSDVGNACISARIDKKLVPLQTKLENGMTVEVITATWARPNPLWLNYVTTAKARSCIRAYLKNFNQQEAVNLGRRLLEKELQSLNIQLENVDNTRIIQVLQVLKKHSMNELLEDIGLGNRMPFLVAKRISQTDVNAAVKLDDNESTHKTPLVIKGTEGIVVSLAKCCRPIPGDSIIGFFNPGKGIVVHHHECRNSNEVRKKQTTWLDVEWSPEASGEFPAEIRIELLNQRGSLATIASTISSMDSNIENITVVSQDDRVSVDLLTLAVKDRVHLATIIRKLKKLSLVLKITRIKA
- a CDS encoding chorismate--pyruvate lyase family protein produces the protein MPDKSFLFSRPPIWKSHEQSSQRQLPNDLQSWLNETGSLTKRLRGIHGNRFGVKVLFHRWKPAFIDECQLLGLPPCRYQLIREVLLHADGEPLVLARTILPEPTIEIAHRNLSHLGTRPLGEVIFAYPDLERRQRQFSRADTNIWSPALQTAVNVDDAIWGRRTVYAIHRQPLLVAEFFLPAVFAAHVNT
- the rpoZ gene encoding DNA-directed RNA polymerase subunit omega; its protein translation is MARVTVEDCLENVENRFKLVLLASKRARQLERGADEFIPRGKDKDTVLALREIAAGFVNEENIDRLHRSGFVSETHLEI